Genomic segment of Ailuropoda melanoleuca isolate Jingjing chromosome 1, ASM200744v2, whole genome shotgun sequence:
ACTTAGAATTCTACAGcgtatttgtttttttaaactttattttgacaTGAGACTGACAGAAAAGTTAAGAGAATGGTACAGAGGTAcctttcacccagtttcccccagtgagtattttaccacatttgctttctccttctctgcctccttctctaaataacacattttttttcttcagaagtttAAGAGTAagttatatacataaataattaagTATATGTTGCTCGAAAAACAAGGATATTCCCTTATATAACTATTGTACAATTtccaaaatcaggaaattaacactaATGCAGTACTGTTATCTAATCTGCAGATCTCTTTCATCAGTTACCCTAACAACATCCTTCACAGCGAAAGAAAATCCTGGATCATTTGTTTTCAGTTgttctctttagtctcctttgaTCTGGATGCTCAGTCTTTCTTTGTGTGTCGGGACATTGACGTTTTTGAAGAACATAGGCCAGTTTGGGTTTGTACAATGTTTCTCCTTACGGCCATGATGATTGGCAGAAATGTCATGGAGGTGATACTGTTTTCTTCACAGTGCATGATATTAGGCACAGGATGGGGATTTTTTCTGTTACTGGTATTgacattaatgatttttttagtgTGGTATCTGCCAGGTCTCTCCACTGTGCATATAGttagtaatttttctttgtattgagATCATATAAATGTCCTGTAATTCCTCAAACTTGCGCTTACTAGTTTTAGCATCTGTTGATCAGTTATTGCTATGATGTTTGCTAAATGGTGGTTTTCTCATCCCACaattcattcttcatttattgGTTAGCTTTTTCTGTAAGGaatggttttctcttctgtttcttccttcttccctatcACTGTGGACTCCTGGATTCCAGTTTTATTCAGTGAGTTATAATTCTTTAATCCCATCATTCCAGACTTAATGGCCAGTGTGGGTTCCTTCAGGCTGGCCCTGTGTTCTCATCATTCTTTCATGAAGCACAGCAAGTTGTTTGGATTCGCTTTGTACTTTTCCTGCCCAGCCCTGGAATCGGCCATTTCACAGAGGAATACCCTCATTCCTTTTAGTGGAGAGTGATGTATTTAGAAACTAAGATCTGTGTGGTAGGTGTCCTCGTTGCTACACAACATTTGTAAAgtattgagattttattttcaggtataTTTGCTAATTCTGCTATTAAGGAAAGTTATgctttagagatttttttttaagattttatttatttatttatcggagagtgagcaagcacaagcagggggagtggcaggcagagggagaagcagggtccctgctgagcaaggatcccgatgtgggactcgatcccaggactctgggatcatgacctgagccaaagcagacgcttaactgactgagccacccaggtgttcctgttTTAGAGATTCTTAATAAAAGTGCATTGGCCGGTTATAAATAGCACATTATTTGGTGAAGAAGCTTTTGCTTGTTCTAAGATTTTTAAACTTCAGTAATAGATTATCCCTTCtccctgttttaaaaaatatatatttcagaagTGAACTTTATCCCCATAGGTCCTATGTATTCCACTTTCCGAATAAGTAGAATCCAAAACTAATGAACGTTTTCTCCAGATGAGCtgaaagcaataattttttttaagcctcaaATGTATGGAGTCTTCTCAGTGTTTTGTGATGTACTACTAAGGAAAACttaccaagaaaaatatttaaaaagaattattcccAATTTAAGATATAAACTGAAGATTTCGAAGTGTGTAGGGACACTCTTGGCTCTGGAATAGTTAaactagaaaggaaagaaagctctTTGAGGTTGGCTTGTTTTGAATAAGGTGATTTTCCTTCTTATCTGGTGGCTTGAACATGAGTAATCGGATGTTAACTCTGTGGACTGGGTAGCCATTTACTGTCTTGGTGAGCTAACATTACATTTCAGTTAGGAGCCCCAGAAGTAACCTTGCGTGGGAGAACTCTAATGTAGCCAGTTTACAGCCAGGCCCACTAAGTTCCTAAGGGCTACACAGCTTCATATTAGGCCCCAACCAGTCTGGTGTCTTCACTCTTCTAAGTTTGTCTGTCTTCAAAATAGGATTCGCCATTCTCACccatcttttatttctcaaagatTTTGTAGAAGTTCATATAATTAAGAAGTACATGCTCAGTGTGGCTCTGATTGAAGAAGGGAGGATAGCAGCACTGAGTGCGAGCTGACTGTACGGGTTATGAGGTAGTCCATCTAAATTTGTGGCTTTCATATCTCTTTTGGGTCCCGCAGCTACCTGGaggactatctttttttttttttttttttttttttttttttttttttgagtgtgaaTGTGAGGTGtgtggcagagggggagagggagagagaatcttaagtaggctccacacccagtatggagcccaatgtggggctcgatctcatgaccccgagatcatgacctgagccgaaaccaagaatcagatgcttaatcgactgagccactcaggtaggTGTCCCTGGAAGATTATAATCTAATCTCTCTATGCCTCCCCCATTTTTGAGAGctcttttaagaaacaaatgtgtATATACAATATTTCTATTTATGATGCTCACAGATAATATATATAACCAGCTAAAAATGCCTCTCAGTATTTAGAGCTATGAAAAAATTTAGCCCATCTGTCATTATAGTCCccaaatgtgaatatttataaaaaaatattgccttaccaatatattattatatgcattataaaactcaatagaaatgttaaaagaaagagataataaatagAGGTCCTAATAGGATCTTCTTGCATCTGGATGGATCTTTGGAGATTAGGATCAGGGTAGACTGATATTCCATTCTCTGTAATGGTAGCAGCTGCCAGTTAGGTCAAAACATCAGTGTCTGTGTGCTTAGGCACACTGATTAGTTGAGGCCAAAACATGGGTTTTATTGTTAAAAAGTAGCAAACTGTTATCACTTACTAGTTCATTGAGTTTTGAAATAACAGGAGTCAGTTGGGGCCTCCATAAGGAATCTCTGCAAGTGTAACCCAGACCAAACAAAACTAGTACATATATATGGAAATCTGAGCTAAGtagattttcatttaaatgaaacttAACTTCTGgggcgttttttgtttttttacaaaaagtGGTATTATAAACACCCATGTATGCATACGTGTGCCAAAAAgatttttaggaaatatttgaCAGAATGGGTCTTTGACAGAAATATGCATTAAGGTTTTCTGTACCGTTGTCTttatatgttctctctctctctatctttttttttttttttttttttttttggtatttgttgtAGGTGATTGTTGAAATTGTATCTTCTTCTTCTCTTACCAGGTAATAGATTCCATGGATGCATTAGATAAGGTTGTACAGGAAAGAGAAGATGCTTTAAGACTTCTTCAAACTGGTCAAGAAAAAGCTAGACCTGGTGCTTGGAGAAGAGACATCTTTGGAAGAATCATCTGGTACATAGTTTCCACTGTGATTTTTCTAAGATGAGAGTGGCAGTCTCATGCCTTATTCTCCTGTCCAGTATCTTTTACAAAAACACTCACCATATGAAATATATGATAGATGTATCTAATGTAAACAGGTCCCCAGGCCCCTTTAGCTCCCCAAGATAGGAATGAAAGTAGCATTATATGGTAGTTCAGGCACCCCATTCTCATGATTCAGTTATTTGTAGGTTCTTTATAATGGTAGTTCCTAATCCTATGTCAGTCATATGACTTTCTGAGAATTTGAGTAAAGTCGTAGATCCTTTCCCTAGAAAAatgtacatgtgcatgtataATTTCAAAGGATTATAAATACCATGAAGCTCATTTTAGGACACATACCTGCTCATTAAGaacctgagatttaaaaaaaaaatttttttaagattttatttatttatttgacagagagagacagcaagagagggaacacaagcaaggggagtgtgagagggagaagcaggcttcccgccaagcagggagcccagtgcggggctcagtcccaggaccctgggatcatcacctgagccgaaagcagatgcttaacggctgagccaccacccaggcaccccttagatttaaaaaattctcaaaaaaaaaaaaaaaaaagttctcgaGGAATAAGTCCACATAAATCCGTTTCAGTGTTTGCTCCCATTGCCATCAGGATAAGCCCTAgtccaaataataaaacagtatattttcATTACATCTTTCCACTTTTTGTCCCTCTAGttcttaaagttctttcagaCCTTGGGAAAGGATCTGATAATAAACATTCAAACTGAGGTGTAAATAATTGAGAAGACCCAGTGTAGTCTGTCTCTTCAGGACCTTATTGACATTTGGATTGAGCTGCTAAAAGGGAGCATACTTAGTAGAATTTTAAACATCAGTCAACAAAATGAGGAAGGCATTGTGGGTGATTGGAGACCTTTTCTGTACTCTTGAAATTAAACCACGTAATAGTGCTTACTCATTAGATAGGCTCTTTTAATGGAGTTTGCAGTAATGGGGCTGCTTGGAGCCAACTGTAGGGGAGTAGCTGTATGTCTGTAACTGTGTAATCCAgtacaggaaagagagaaattaattaCCAGAACGTCTAACTAGAAacttcatgttatttttttactaatttttatttggattaatcCAGTTGAGGTCAATTAGGAAAGGGTGAGGATAAAGGATAGGATCTGTGTCAGTATTAGAATCTGGGTGAGTGCTGTTctcttccagatttttaaaattttgcttttaaacttttCCAGAGCTAAACAAAGTAGTGAACAAAGCAATTATATCATCTTTCCAATGTAGCCTATTAACTCAAACATTGTAATTCCAGTGCCTTTTTCCTCATTTGCTATtgcatgttaaaatatttaagatagcCTTTTAAATGCAGAGCTCcttcttaaaaacatttcatcTAAGGTTTTTTTTCTGTCAGAAAGAACATGTggcatattatattatattaattatattaatattcttgcagggggaggggcagaaggaaagagaatcctaagcaggccctgtgctcagcgcagagcacgacgcagggcttgatctcacgaccctcagatcatgacctggggcGAAATAAAGAGTCGTAcctttaaccgactgaaccacccacgtgcccctgtaaaatcttttaaaagccagttacaaaaaaaaaagccagttacatctcattttattgaaaatatatttagctCAAAGATGGCTAAAACTctgtaaaaagtgaaaaatatattaaatattttctattaaggcagtatctttttgttttcttggcagGCACAAATTCAAGCAGTGGCCTATACCTTGGTACCTAAATAAAAGATACAATAGGAAGCGATTCTTTGCGATGCCCTACGTGGAACGTTTTGTCAGGTGAGCACAAATACCCTTGATAACAAGGCTTATCTTTATGTTAGATGACACAGGTTAAGCTTTTACATAAGTCATGCATGTACattgtggaaaaaaatacaagaatcaGGTAGAAAAGATGAAATTCAAGTCTTCCATAATCTCACTATCCAGAAATAGCTTCTAGGGTATATCCTCTCAAAAATTTGTATTGCCTTTCTGTTCATCAGTCTGTATGTAAGTACATGATTAAATCCCTCTGTAATGTGAAAAGGAAGGTCCAAATACTTTAGTTGCGTAACATATGAGCTCATGTTATTGCATGAAAAGGGGCTAGGGCGAGGGGGCGCATCTTTTGTTAATGGTGTAACTTTTGGGGAGCACCTAATGATGGGGCCTAGTTTCTAGAAGAACCAGCTCTGCATAGATGGTTGAAACTTGCAGTTCCACTCCCTGATTTCTGGAGACAGGAAAGGGGCTGGAGGTGAATCAGGTGCCAGTGGCCAGTGATTAATCAGCCATGCCTAGGTAATGAatcctccataaaaacccaagagGACAGGGTTCAAGTTCAGAGAGCTTCCCTGTTGGTGAGCAGCACCTGGAGTTTGGAGGAGAGTGGGACGCCCCAGTCTCTGCCCTGTGCACCTTTTCTGATTGCTCTGagtttatatccttttataataagtcagtaatctagtgagtaaaggggtttcctgaattctgtgagcaACTCCAGCAAATTAATCGTACTTAAGGAGGGGTCTTTGGAACCTCCGATTTATAGCCAGCCTGTCAGAAGTACAGATTGTAACCTGGACTGGGAACTGGCATCTGAAGTTCAAGGAGGAAATTGTGGGACCTTCCAGTCTGTAGCGGGTTGCTGAGCACAGGCAAGGACCTCTGACACAGTTTCCATGGAGACAGTGTCAGAATTAAGTTGAAGTCTCAGACATTCTGCtagtgtctgagaattgcttggtagGAGGGCAGGGGTAGGGGGACCACCACCAGAATTAGGTCCCGAACCCTTTTATGTAGTACATCCCTTCTACATGGGCATTAAGCAGCATTGGTCCTTCTCATCATCAGTGCTCTAGATGCAGTCAGTCCTTGATGTAATCCTTCCTGCAGGTCTCCAGGATCTGTCCTCTGCGCTCATCTCTGCCCTGTGCGTTCCCTCTTCATCAAAATGAATTACTGAACATCTTCCTCACTCCAGTCCATTCAAATATTGCTTCCTGGCTTATTTTCCTCAGACCTTCTTACCACATTAGTGCTGTTCAAAAATCTGTGGCTTCGTCTACAGAACAGATCCCCACTCCTTCCCACCCAGTGTTTTCCACAACTATTAGCCACGTATCCTTCATAAAAGACCTCTCTCTCCTTATTTCCTGAAGAgtctgttcattttccttttgttgctccTTTATCTACAGGTCTAAAATCCCTCCATCATTCACATTTTAAGGCCCAGTTCAGATTCTAAGCAACTGAAGAAATTCAActgtactgttttttttccctccacaatTTCT
This window contains:
- the MRPL47 gene encoding 39S ribosomal protein L47, mitochondrial isoform X2, whose amino-acid sequence is MLLTLEQEAKRQKLPMPSPERLEKVIDSMDALDKVVQEREDALRLLQTGQEKARPGAWRRDIFGRIIWHKFKQWPIPWYLNKRYNRKRFFAMPYVERFVRLRLEKRARIEARKKSLEKKKEKFLQKKFPHLSEAQKSSLVQNV